In the Theobroma cacao cultivar B97-61/B2 chromosome 1, Criollo_cocoa_genome_V2, whole genome shotgun sequence genome, one interval contains:
- the LOC18611168 gene encoding filament-like plant protein 7, with translation MDHKAWLWRKKSTEKIILATDKLNLSQKDNEDEIQNLEGELENELKVLNIKLSSALSDCNSKDELVKKHKKMAQEALAGREKAEAEAVSLKQALDEALQQRVVNEERLTHLDAALKECMQQLHFVREEQEQRIHDAVMKASQEFEKSQKILEEQLGETVKRLTKLGVENTNLSKVLLAKEKVIDDLNKQRAQMETDFNALMIRLESTEKDNASLKYEVRVLEKELEIRNEEREFDRRTAEASHKQHLESVKKIAKLESECQRLRLLVRKRLPGPAALAKMKNEVEMLGRDSVEMRWRKLNASPTGQGLDSAVDSNSDSPSKRNNILTEQFCAVEEENKALKEALNKKTSELQFSRVMYARTASKLSEVESQLEESSKSRANNESTRNIVMSHDISLASVSDVGSDDKASCGESWASALLSELEYFRYGQSRKSPSRKTVGSSDINLMDDFVEMEKLALVSVDKLSGSSHVFSDEVNGTLGPLQTGSSGNSLEVCKEIVPVPDSQSDHTMLNNEMKSKNPLLSKVPGWLQDILKVISEQNRETERNSDEILEDIRKALACMNYQNTGEIFYEREGLDHPKSSDPSSISGSMSWKPSNGSSKMDSSLGDTDVNICSAEKNNRLLQPDLSKSICRIIELIEGISLPSPDYNIPEILSKKERNCFSYKQSETPSGYMVRVLQWKTSELCAVLQQFLHACYDLLNGKTDVNNFTQELTSALDWIMNHCFSLQDVSSMRDAIKKHFDWDESRSESEAEAGIVGQSVEADKLHLAALYGNNNFFQKEEPNVREENRKLRDELINVEAAKKLLEDKLQSTTNRSDSLINQLEESEKTIVNLQAELGALRKTEEMVEGQVEKQNLINENLDKQLSLTNVEVNEACQKFPSQDLKSQNKNNSHEELEATCLDSVTEKEIPNSELSQEGNKLRTNWEITAASEKLAECQETILNLGKQLKALAAPKEAALFDKVISTPTDATTTTFTTIPTPPKKLISHRSSLLDQMIAEDNAEANTLESFKAKENNRMTEPPENSVVLNGNKHQEDNAAVKSLPIVPSKKQSGSLWKKLLWRKTKGKSKKTPFPFAP, from the exons ATGGACCACAAGGCATGGCTTTGGAGGAAGAAATCTACGGAGAAGATCATTCTTGCAACTGACAAACTAAACCTGTCGCAGAAAGATAATGAAGACGAG ATACAGAATCTTGAAGGAGAATTGGAGAATGAGCTGAAAGTTTTAAATATCAAGCTTTCTTCTGCACTTTCTGACTGTAATTCCAAAGATGAACTTGTGAAGAAACATAAAAAGATGGCACAGGAAGCTCTTGCAG GCAGGGAGAAGGCAGAAGCAGAAGCGGTGTCTCTAAAGCAAGCACTAGATGAAGCATTGCAGCAGAGAGTTGTTAATGAAGAAAGATTAACTCATTTAGATGCGGCCCTCAAGGAATGCATGCAGCAATTGCACTTTGTTCGAGAAGAGCAGGAGCAAAGGATTCATGATGCTGTGATGAAGGCATCGCAAGAATTTGAGAAATCACAGAAGATTTTAGAGGAGCAGTTGGGAGAGACTGTCAAAAGGCTTACCAAATTAGGTGTTGAGAATACCAATCTTAGTAAGGTTCTCTtggcaaaagaaaaagtgattGATGATTTAAACAAGCAAAGGGCTCAGATGGAGACAGATTTTAATGCACTAATGATAAGATTAGAATCCACAGAGAAAGATAATGCTTCTCTGAAATATGAGGTTCGAGTGCTTGAGAAGGAGCTTGAGATCAGGAATGAAGAGAGAGAATTCGATCGTCGAACAGCTGAAGCATCACACAAGCAACATTTAGAAAGTGTGAAGAAAATTGCTAAGCTAGAATCAGAATGTCAAAGGCTGCGTCTCTTAGTCCGGAAACGATTGCCAGGTCCTGCTGCCTTGGCTAAGATGAAAAACGAAGTTGAAATGCTGGGAAGGGACTCTGTTGAAATGAGGTGGAGAAAGTTAAATGCTAGTCCTACTGGCCAAGGGCTTGACTCTGCAGTTGACAGTAATTCAGACAGCCCGAGCAAAAGGAATAATATCCTAACTGAGCAGTTTTGTGCCgtggaagaagaaaataaggcTCTTAAGGAAGCCCTTAACAAGAAAACAAGTGAACTTCAATTCTCCAGAGTCATGTATGCACGCACAGCTTCCAAATTATCAGAGGTTGAGTCACAGCTTGAAGAATCATCTAAAAGTCGGGCAAACAATGAATCAACCAGGAACATTGTTATGTCGCATGATATCTCTCTGGCATCAGTGTCTGATGTTGGCAGCGATGATAAGGCCAGCTGTGGAGAATCCTGGGCTTCGGCTTTGCTTTCAGAATTGGAGTATTTCAGATATGGACAATCAAGGAAGTCGCCATCACGCAAAACTGTTGGATCTTCAGACATAAATTTGATGGATGACTTTGTTGAAATGGAAAAATTAGCTTTGGTTTCTGTTGATAAACTGTCTGGAAGTTCTCATGTTTTTTCAGATGAAGTTAATGGGACCCTTGGACCCTTGCAAACTGGGTCAAGTGGAAATTCCTTGGAGGTTTGTAAGGAGATAGTCCCTGTACCCGACAGTCAGTCTGACCATACCATGTTGAACAATGAAATGAAGTCCAAAAATCCATTGCTTAGCAAAGTTCCTGGTTGGCTTCAGGATATACTGAAAGTGATCTCAGAGCAAAACCGTGAAACTGAAAGAAACTCAGATGAAATACTTGAGGATATTAGAAAGGCTCTAGCCTGCATGAACTATCAAAATACTggtgaaattttttatgaaaggGAGGGTTTAGACCATCCCAAATCCTCTGATCCCTCTTCTATTAGTGGCTCCATGTCATGGAAACCTTCAAATGGTTCTTCAAAGATGGATTCTTCTCTTGGGGATACTGATGTTAACATCTGCTCAGCAGAGAAGAACAACCGACTGTTACAACCTGATTTGAGTAAATCAATTTGCAGGATAATTGAGCTCATTGAGGGCATCAGCTTACCATCACCAGATTACAATATCCCAGAGATCTTGTCCAAGAAGGAAAGGAATTGTTTCTCATACAAGCAATCAGAAACACCTTCAGGCTACATGGTTCGTGTTTTGCAGTGGAAAACTTCTGAACTTTGTGCTGTTTTACAGCAATTTCTGCATGCTTGTTATGACCTGTTGAACGGAAAGACAGACGTCAACAACTTTACCCAAGAATTAACTTCTGCTCTGGACTGGATTATGAACCATTGCTTTTCCCTCCAAGATGTTTCAAGCATGAGAGATGCGATTAAGAAGCATTTTGACTGGGATGAATCACGGAGTGAAAGTGAAGCGGAAGCTGGAATAGTTGGTCAATCTGTGGAGGCAGATAAATTACACCTTGCTGCTCTGTATGGCAATAATAACTTCTTTCAAAAGGAAGAGCCTAATGTGagagaagaaaatagaaaactAAGAGATGAGTTGATTAACGTAGAAGCTGCAAAGAAACTTCTGGAAGATAAGCTCCAGTCAACCACCAATAGGAGTGACTCTCTGATTAATCAACTTGAGGAATCTGAAAAAACCATTGTAAACTTGCAGGCAGAGTTAGGTGCTCTGAGAAAAACAGAAGAAATGGTTGAAGGTCAAGTTGAAAAACAGAATTTGATAAATGAAAACCTTGATAAACAGCTTTCCTTGACCAATGTTGAAGTAAATGAGGCTTGTCAAAAGTTTCCTTCTCAAGATCTGAAATCACAGAATAAAAATAACAGCCATGAAGAGTTGGAGGCCACATGTCTTGACAG TGTGACAGAAAAGGAAATACCAAACTCTGAACTCAGTCAGGAGGGAAATAAGCTTCGAACT AACTGGGAGATTACAGCTGCTTCAGAAAAGTTGGCTGAGTGCCAAGAGACTATTCTAAACTTGGGAAAGCAGTTGAAGGCATTGGCAGCTCCAAAGGAAGCAGCTCTTTTTGACAAGGTCATTTCCACTCCAACTGATGCCACTACTACAACCTTCACTACCATTCCAACTCCACCAAAGAAGTTGATCAGCCACAGATCCTCTCTGCTCGATCAGATGATAGCTGAAGATAATGCTGAAGCAAACACTCTTGAGTCTTTCAAGGCCAAAGAAAATAACAGGATGACAGAGCCTCCAGAAAATAGCGTCGTTTTGAATGGAAATAAACACCAGGAGGACAATGCTGCAGTTAAATCTTTACCAATCGTTCCCAGCAAAAAACAAAGTGGGAGTTTATGGAAAAAGCTGTTGtggagaaaaacaaaaggtaAAAGCAAGAAAACGCCCTTTCCATTTGCCCCATAG
- the LOC18611167 gene encoding uncharacterized protein LOC18611167 — MAFSSPRASSLLLGHGRCSRFLCSSSSSSFPDHISFIKEVAATQPPQHLSQLLRMLNARGESILSPGTKQGLIPLAIPLAKSSSGAVTALLRWPTAPARMEMPVVEVHKHGVWLLAKNVDQFIHRILVEEDANSCKKGSDELFHAAFDAGKKLYKKGDFSKSQITDIDVYLLRKVGLFPDVLERKVMQHIEKGDHVSALVTGEFYTRKEHFPGFARPFVFNAEVLLKVGRSPEAKDAARGALKSPWWTLGCKYREVACIAEWEDEQIEYITEKLSEEGRQEDLSKGKPPVQIALDEAAFLLDLASVEGTWDDSLERIAEYYKEAGLHDIARFVLYRD; from the exons ATGGCGTTTTCATCACCACGCGCCAGTTCTCTGCTTCTTGGCCATGGAAGATGCTCCAGATTCCTctgctcttcttcttcttcttcatttccAG ACCACATTAGTTTCATCAAAGAAGTGGCTGCAACTCAACCTCCTCAGCATCTGTCTCAGCTATTAAGAATGCTCAATGCAAGAG GTGAATCCATTCTTTCTCCTGGAACAAAGCAAGGGCTAATCCCACTTGCAATTCCGCTAGCAAAAAGTAGCTCAG GTGCTGTAACTGCATTGCTCAGATGGCCAACAGCTCCTGCTAG GATGGAGATGCCAGTGGTGGAGGTTCATAAACATGGAGTTTGGCTGTTGGCCAAGAAT GTGGACCAGTTTATACACAGAATCCTGGTTGAAGAAGATGCCAATAGCTGCAAAAAAGGAAGTGATGAGTTATTTCATGCTGCATTTGATGCTGGAAAGAAACTTTATAAAAAGGGAGACTTTTCTAAATCTCAGATTACAGATATAGACGTCTATCTTTTAAGAAAG GTTGGTTTATTTCCTGATGTCCTAGAGCGCAAAGTGATGCAGCATATTGAGAAAGGGGACCAT GTTTCAGCTTTGGTGACTGGAGAATTCTACACAAGGAAGGAGCATTTTCCTGGATTTGCACGTCCCTTTGTTTTCAATGCAGAAGTTTTACTGAA GGTTGGGCGTAGTCCAGAAGCTAAAGATGCTGCAAGGGGGGCTTTAAAATCCCCATGGTGGACTCTGGGTTGCAAGTACCGT GAAGTTGCTTGTATAGCAGAATGGGAGGATGAGCAAATTGAATATATTACAGAAAAATTGTCAGAAGAGGGAAGGCAAGAAGATCTAAGCAAGGGAAAGCCACCTGTCCAG ATCGCATTGGATGAAGCTGCATTTTTGTTGGATTTAGCTTCTGTGGAAGGGACTTGGGATGACTCTCTGGAGCGGATTGCTGAATATTACAAGGAGGCTGGACTCCATGATATTGCAAGATTTGTGCTATACAGAGACTGA
- the LOC18611166 gene encoding uncharacterized acetyltransferase At3g50280 has protein sequence MASIRFISSSIIQGGSPKKEIDRIEQTPWDLQHLLVGYLQWGLLFHKPKPQEEEPENGLIQHLKASLSRTLDFFAPLAGRLASIEHDDKTTSFFIDCNNAGALFVHAVAEKVTISDLIEPVYVPTIFDSFFQMDGVKNVEGTSKPLLAVQVTELVDGIFIACSMNHSVVDGTSFWHFFNSWSEVSRGSDHLSKPPIFQRQFLDGIDYPIRIPQTLYLHIQDEFVPPPLQVRVFHLAKQDIVKIKTKANAEMNTNKISSLQAVFSHFWQSIMRHRHLDPNQESIIFLVIGLRQKLQQLPEEYFGNAVQSAIVTLKAGELLEKGLGNAAWQMNKTVANHTEEKFMNFLESWVNSPRLYQTSQMMNNALLTASSPRFDIYGNDFGWGRPIAERTGAGSKCGGVLAASCGVEEGSIQIRVCLSPETFQALENDEEFMAALTI, from the coding sequence ATGGCAAGCATCCGCTTCATTTCCTCGAGTATCATCCAGGGAGGAAGCcccaagaaagaaattgacaGGATTGAGCAAACTCCGTGGGATCTTCAACACCTTTTAGTAGGCTACTTGCAATGGGGATTGCTCTTCCATAAGCCCAAACCGCAAGAGGAGGAACCAGAAAATGGCTTGATCCAACACTTGAAAGCCTCCCTTTCACGTACACTAGACTTCTTTGCCCCACTTGCAGGCCGCCTTGCCAGCATTGAGCACGATGACAAAACCACTTCTTTTTTCATTGACTGCAACAATGCTGGAGCCTTATTTGTCCATGCTGTAGCTGAGAAAGTAACCATTTCTGATCTCATTGAACCCGTCTATGTTCCTACAATTTTCGACTCCTTTTTCCAAATGGATGGGGTTAAGAATGTCGAGGGTACTTCGAAGCCATTGCTTGCAGTGCAAGTGACTGAGCTTGTGGATGGCATCTTCATTGCTTGCAGCATGAACCATTCTGTTGTCGATGGCACTTCGTTTTggcatttctttaattcttgGTCAGAAGTTTCTCGTGGTTCTGATCATTTATCTAAACCTCCCATATTTCAACGTCAGTTTCTTGATGGTATAGATTACCCCATTCGCATTCCTCAAACGTTATATCTGCATATTCAAGATGAGTTCGTTCCACCACCTTTGCAAGTAAGAGTTTTTCATCTTGCAAAGCAGGATATTgtgaaaatcaaaacaaaagctAATGCTGAGATGAACACCAACAAGATTTCCTCTCTTCAAGCAGTCTTCTCTCATTTTTGGCAATCCATTATGCGCCATAGGCATCTTGACCCCAATCAAGAGAGCATCATTTTTTTAGTAATTGGTCTTAGACAAAAATTGCAGCAGCTGCCAGAAGAATATTTCGGAAACGCAGTTCAAAGTGCTATAGTAACTTTGAAAGCAGGGGAGCTACTCGAGAAGGGACTTGGAAACGCCGCATGGCAAATGAATAAAACTGTTGCTAATCACACAGAGGAAAAGTTTATGAACTTTTTGGAGTCTTGGGTAAATAGTCCTAGGCTATACCAAACAAGTCAAATGATGAACAATGCTTTGTTAACAGCTAGTTCACCAAGGTTCGATATTTATGGCAATGATTTTGGTTGGGGAAGACCGATTGCAGAGCGAACTGGGGCAGGGAGCAAGTGTGGTGGGGTGTTGGCAGCGTCTTGTGGAGTGGAAGAAGGAAGTATTCAGATTAGAGTTTGCCTCTCGCCTGAGACATTTCAGgccttggaaaatgatgaagagTTCATGGCTGCATTGACCATATGA